From a single Nitrospirota bacterium genomic region:
- the pstB gene encoding phosphate ABC transporter ATP-binding protein PstB, whose translation MVADVELEARNLDFYYAGNVHALKKINFGAFKNSVTALIGPSGCGKTTLLRCFNRMHDLYPKNRYEGEILFEGRNILGGDIDLIKLRSTIGMVFQKPTPFPMTIFDNISYGLRLKGIKRRSDLSERVERALKDAALWGEVKDKLNVSAYDLSGGQQQRLVIARALAVEPHVLLFDEPTSALDPISTGKIEELLVELKKNVTILIVTHNMQQAARISDWTGFMMLGELIEFDRTDKIFTAPSEKLTEDYVTGRFG comes from the coding sequence ATAGTGGCGGATGTGGAGCTGGAGGCCAGGAACCTCGATTTCTATTATGCCGGGAACGTTCACGCCCTCAAAAAGATCAACTTCGGCGCCTTCAAGAACAGCGTCACCGCGCTGATCGGCCCCTCGGGCTGCGGCAAGACGACGCTGCTGCGGTGCTTCAACCGCATGCACGATCTCTACCCCAAGAACCGGTACGAGGGGGAGATCCTCTTCGAAGGCAGGAATATCCTGGGCGGCGATATCGATCTCATAAAGCTGCGCAGCACGATCGGCATGGTCTTCCAGAAGCCGACGCCTTTTCCCATGACCATCTTCGACAATATCTCGTACGGGCTGCGGCTGAAGGGCATAAAGAGGCGTTCGGACCTCTCCGAACGGGTCGAGCGGGCGCTGAAGGATGCGGCGCTCTGGGGCGAGGTGAAAGACAAGCTGAACGTCAGCGCCTACGATCTTTCGGGAGGCCAGCAGCAGCGCCTCGTCATCGCCCGGGCCCTGGCGGTCGAGCCGCATGTGCTGCTTTTCGATGAGCCGACCTCGGCGCTCGACCCCATATCGACCGGCAAGATCGAGGAGCTGCTGGTGGAGCTCAAGAAAAATGTTACTATACTCATAGTGACGCACAACATGCAGCAGGCGGCGCGCATTTCGGACTGGACGGGCTTCATGATGCTGGGCGAGCTGATCGAGTTCGACAGGACCGACAAGATCTTCACGGCTCCCTCCGAGAAGCTTACGGAGGATTACGTAACGGGGAGGTTCGGCTGA